The DNA region CGCCGAGCGGGCGGCGTCGAGCAGGATCTCGACGACCTCCGCATCACCGGTCGGCGCAGCTGCCAGCAGGTGCGACGCCACGCGCTCGACCGCGGACCCCTCGTGCCACAGCAGCCGGGCTGCGTCCCGGTGCCCTCGCGCCCGGCGGCGCGGGGGAAGCCGCGCGTAGATCGCCCAGCGCACGAGCGGGTGCACGAATGCCAGGCCATCGGCGCCGCGCAGGATACTCATCGAGACAAGGCCGTCGACGGCGTCGTCGCAGCTTCCCGGATCGAGCCCTGCCAGTCGGGCAGCCTGCACGACATCGGCTCCGTCGCCCAACACCGCCACGGCTGCGGCCAACGCCGTAGCCGACGGCGGCAGGCCCGCCAGACGCAGGTTGATCCACCGCGACACTGTCTCCAGGCCCATCTCGCCGACCTGCTCGACTGCCGCCGAGGTCGGCTGCGCGCCCCGGGCACGCAGGGCGTCGATCAGCTGCGTGAGCAGGAACGGGTTGCCGCCCGTAGTCGTCCGGCAACCACGGACGAACCTCGGGTCGAGGGGCGCTGCCGCGAATGCGTCCTGCAGCAGGGTTTGTACCGCGTCGAGCGTGAACGGTCCCGGCCGGACGACGTCGACCTCCGGGCCCGCGACCAGCTCCGTGAGCAGCAGGCCGTGGGCGCCGGGGTCCTCCGGGCGTACCGCGACCATCAGCAGCACGGGCAGGCCGTGCACGCGCCGAGCCAGATAGCCCAGGAACCGCAGCGACGGCACGTCGGCCCAGTGCGCGTCGTCGACCACCATCAGCAGCGGGGCGCGCGCCGCCAGCTTCGCGGTCAGCCCATAGAGCCCATGCAGCGCGGCGAAGCTGCGATCGCCGCCGCCGACCGGTTCACTGAGACGATCGGCGCGGCCGCCGCCGAGCAGCCACGCGGCGGGAGCGGCAGCTCCCTCGAGCAACACCTCACGCTCCCCGGCCTCCGCGGCGGTCAACACCGTCTCGAACAGCTGCCTGGCGACGCCGAAGGCGAACTCGGTCTCCAACTGCCCGCCGCGTGCGCTGACCACGGCCATGTCGCTCTCCGCCGCAAGCTCCGTCGCAGCCCGCAGCAGCCGCGTCTTGCCGACCCCCGCCGCCCCCTCCAGTACCAGTACCGTGCCCCTGCCGGCCCTCGCCCCTGCGATCGCCGCGCCGATGCGCCGCAGCTCGTCCTCACGCTCAAGCAGCCGGCTCTCGACGCCTGCGCCACCCGCTTCGCCAGGCCGCGCAGGACGAGGACCCACATCAGTGTCTTGCTCGTGGTCAGACGGCTCCACGGTGGCTTTCTCCCGGTTTCCAGGCTGCGAGCCCACCCTCCGGCCACCATCTCGCCCTCCTGGCGCCCTCCTGCCGCTGCACGCTGCCAGATGCTGCTCCCTTGTCCCCATCAGGCTCACACGGGTGGGGCTGTCGCGCATCGGGGACCCGGGCCGCCAGCTATGTGGTGCTCGTTCTGAAGGATGTCCGGAAGTTCTCCGTCTTCCCCGTCGCCGCGATCGACGATCCGGTGCTGCCAGAGGTGCTGGCGGAGCTGGCGGCGGCGCGGGCGGATGAGATAGACGCCGACACCGTCAACCGGGAGCTGTCCATCGCGCGCAAGACGATCGACTGGTGGCAGCGCCAGGGCTCGAATGCGATCCGACGATCGGCATCGAGCGGCGGCCGGCACCGCCGGACCGCACCGCGGGCTCCCCGCCGGAGAACATCACCACCTCCGCCTCGCCCTCGGACTCCACGAACACGTCGAGCATCCCCGCGCACTGCTCGTGGGTGATGGAGTAGCCGTCGGGCTGGTGCCTGGAGTCGGCGAGGTAGATCGGGCAGTCCACGCGTTGCCCACGCAGGGTTGGTCTCCAGATCGGTGACACGCCCGGTGAGGAACGCCCGCTCGGCCTCGTTGCCGGTCAGCTCCAGCGCCTGCCGGTACGCGGCCGCCGCCTCGTCCGTACGGCCGAGTCGCTGCAAGCAGGTCCGCCTTGATCGCAGGCAGGTACTGGTACCGGGAGAGCCGGCCGTCCTGCTCCAGCGCCTCGACCTGCGCCAGCGCGGCCGCCGGTCCTTGCGCCATCGACACCGGCACGGTCCGGTTCAGCGCGACAGCTGGTGAGGGCCAGAGCGACAGCAGCCTGTCGTAAAGTGCCACGATCTGTGGCCAGTCCGTCTCCTCGTACGTCGGCGCCTCGGCGTACAGCGAGGCGATCGCTGCCTGCAGCAGGTAGCGCCCCGCGCGGCCGCCGCGCAGCCCGGCCACGATCAGCTCATGCGCCTCGGCCAGCGCGGCACGGTCCCACAGCGAGCGGTCCTGCTCCTGAAGCCGCAGCAGCCGACCGTCGGCGCCAGTCCGGGTTGCGCGCCGGGCGTCCGTGACCAGGCACAGCACTAGCAGCCCGCGGACCTCGGGCTCGTCGGGCATGAGATCCCGCAGCGTGCGTGCCAGGTGCAGCACGCGGTCGGCCAGGTCGGTGCGCATGAGTGCAGGGCCCGAGGGGCGGTGTGTCCGGCGGTGAACAACAGGTGGAGCACGCCGAGCACGGCCGTCAGCCGGTCCAGCAGCTCCGCCGGGCGCGGCACCCGGTAGGGGATGCGGGCGGCGGAGATCTTCTTCTTCGCCCGGGTGATCCGGGCGGCCATCGTCTGTTCCGTCACCAGCAGCACCCGGGCGACGTCGGGTGTCGGCAGCCCGCACACCAGCCGCAGCGTGAGCGCGAGTTGCGCCTCCTGCGCGAGCGCGGGATGGCAGCAGGTGAAGATCAGCCGCAGCCGTTCGTCGGGTACGACATCCTCCGGGTCCACGGCCTCTTCGGGCTCCACCAGCAGCGGCAGCTTCGAACGGAACATCCGCTCGCGGCGGATCGCGTCCATCGCCCGGCGCTTGGCCGCGGTGGTGAGCCATGCCGCGGGGTTGCCCGGGATCCCGTCGCGTTCCCAGGCTGGCAGTGCCGCGGCGTACGCCTCCTGTACGCACTCCTCGGCCAGGTCCAGGTCCAGGTCGCGGGCGACGCGCACCGTCGCGGCGAGCACGAAGTCCCGCTCGCGCCGGTGCGCGTCGGCGACCGCCTGTCCTGCGTCCGTCGCAGCCGTCATCGGGCGATGGGCGCGATGCCGCCTGCGACGGGCCGCACCTCGACACCGCCGCGGCCCCACTGGGCGGCAGGGTTACGACGCGCCAGCTCCAGGGCGGCGTCCAGGTCGGGAGCCTCGATGATGCAGATGCCGGCGATGACTTCCTTGGAGTCGATGAAGGGGCCGTCGGTGACCACGTCGCCGCGCAGTGAGGTGGCGGTGTCGGTGGACTGCAGCGCGTACGCCGTGATCATGGCGCCGGAGTCGATGAGGTCGTCGGCGTGCCGCTTGCTCGCCGCCTGCTGCTCGGGGGTGTAGTCGTCGGCCGCGGCGTTGTCGAAGATGAGTTCGCGTACTGGGCCACGATGGGTCGCCTTGGCTGTGCCTCTGGTCGGTACACCTCTACGTCGGACGGGCGACGCGAATTCGACAGACCGTACGCGAACTTTCTTCAGGTGCACCCGGGCCAGCTCCGACCTGAACACAAGAACTTGACAGGGAAGACGACGCCGTGGACGACGTGATCTGGTCCTGCACCACCAGCAAGCCCGGGATCGTGCACGAGCTGCTCACCGAGATCCAGCCCGGCGACCTGCTGCACGTCTCCGGCGTCCTCATCCAGCCCCACAACGCGGCGGAGCCTGCCCGGCTCACCGTCGACGCCCTGGAGGTCCTGGCCACCGCACCGGCCCGCGCCCTCCAGGAGACGGTCCTCGACAGGTATGGCGACTACGTCGTGGTGTTCGACCCCGACACCGGCGCCGTGCCTCACCGCTCTCGGGCAGTGGGTCGGCGAGGCGAAGAGCCCCGACACCATCGGCACGCTGATCGAGTTCCACGAGCGCGTGAACGGCGGTGACGCCTGATGGGCACCGTCGCCACGCCGACCCGCACCGTCCTCGAGCGATTCCCCGCCGGAGCCCCCCGCGGCTCGTGGCCGGCGGAAGAGTATGCGGCCGCCCAGCGCGCCCTGGGCACGGACGCACGGGTGGTGATGGACCTGGGCAGCGACCAGTTCCTCGTGGTCACCGACACCATCCCGCAGTAACACCAACCCGGAGCGCCGCGCCCGACCTCACCGGCCGGGCGCGGCGCTCCGTCATATCTCACCACCGAGCAGAAGGGCACCCCTTCGTGCATCCGATCAGCCTGATCTTCTTCGGCTACCTGCACCTGCCCACCGACCCGGACGGCCAGCCCGTCCCGCCCGCCGCCGACCGGATCGAGGACGTCCGTGACCGGCTCCGCGACCCGGCCGCCGCCCGCGACATCCTCGACCTGGACGGCTTCCACCCCCGCGTCCAGGCCGTCGTCCTGAACACCCCCGGCGCCCGCGAGTTGCTCGCCAACCTCGCCGACTACGCTGACCTGCCCGCCGGTCCCAGCCGCATCGCGATCGGTTGTTCAGGAGGCCGGCACCGTGCATGCGGCCTCCGTGGCCACCGCCGGCGTCGACGTGGTCGTGGGCCTTGGCGATGTCGTCCAGCGGGTGACGGGCACCGACGACGACGGTGAGGGCGCCGACGGCGGCGGCGGAGGTGAGGTCGCGGGCGGCCTGGCGCTTGGCCTCGACGGGGAAGTCGTCGCTGCCGAGCAGCCGCAGGGTGACGTTGTTGAACAGCAGAGGACAGAAGGGGATTTCGGTGCGGTCCGAGCGGGTGGCGTAGGCGGCGATGACGGTGTTGTTGGCGGCGACGGCGTTGTCGAGATCGGCGTTGTCGGACAGCGCGACCTCGATGATCCGGTCGACGCCCCGTGGCGCGTACGAGCGAATGGCCGCGGCGGGGTCGCCGGTGTCCAGGGCGACGGCGTGGGAGACGACGGCCGGGTCAGGGGCAGTCGTGCGAGTCAGGCGGTGCCGGACGGGCGGACGTCGCGTTCGCAGACGGCGAGAACGTTGCCGGAGGGGTCGTAGAACCAGGCGAACCAGGGGCCCTTGGCGCGGTAGATCCCGTCCGAGTCGATCTTGATGGAGGTTCCCTCGTAGTGCTCGAATTCCACGCCGCGCCGGGTGAGGTCCGCGACAGCGATGGGGAGGTCGGGGACGACGATGTTGAGGATGGTGAATCGTGCGGGCTGGTGCTTGGGGTGGGCGTACGCGACGGTGTACGCGCCGCCGGGGAGATGGATGAAGAGCATTCCGTCCCGGTCTTCGATACGCAGGCCAAGTACGTCCTGGTAGAAGGTGCGGGTCGATTCCAGGTCGTTCACGGTGAAGGAGCTGTAGGCATCCGTCGCGGTGTCGGTCATCAGGGGGCCTTACGTTCGGTCGTCCGACGGTGGTTCAGGTGCGTCGGTGTCGCGGGGCGTGTCTCTGAGCTGTTGCCGGTGGTGGAGTCGCTCGGTGATAGCCCTCTCGTAACCGTCGCGGTCAAGAAGCGACCCTTTCGGTCACGGTCTGGGAGAAGGCCCAGTGGGAGTGCGCGATGCGCCACTGGTCGCCGATGAGGCGGTATCCGTGGCAGGCGTTCCAGGCGCGCTTCTGCCGCTCCTCGCCGTTCTCGTCGAGTTCGAAGGTGTGCAGGTTGTACGCGAGGACGGCGAAGGTTCCTTCGTCGCTGACGTGCACCTGCGGGTTGATGTAATCGCTGCGCACGATGTGCGGGTTCTTGTAGATGGAGTTGATCCAGGCGATGACGTTGTCCCGGCCGACCAAGATGCTTTCCAGGATCGGGTCGAAGTAGCTGACCTCGTCTTCGAACGCGTCGAGGTAGCCGGTGTTGTCGCCGACGCTCCACCGCTCGTTGAAGGACTTCTCCAGCTCGATGATGGTCTTGCTGATGTCTTCCTTGTTGACGCTCATGGCGTTTCCTCTCGTGTGAGCCGCGGTCGGCCGGTTCCGGCCTGACCGGCGAGTTGGGGGGCCTTGTCGGTTGGATGTGTGAGTCGGTCGTCGAGCAGCACGACGTGCTTGCCCGGCGTCGTGCCGGCCTCAGCGGCGGGGTGTGCTGCTCCGCAGCGCACCGCGGGGCGCTACCTCCCGATGCTGCGCCCGAGGTTGTAGCGGGCCCATGCGTCGCGCAGGGACAAGTGCCCGTGCTTCAGCAGCCACTGGCCGTCGGCCTTCCGGAATATGAGCGACATGTTCCACGTCAGGAACTCCTTCTCCTCGCCGTTGTCGTCCCGCCGGTACGTGGTGAAGTTGAAGACCAGCAGGACCTCGTCATCGCTGAGAGGGCGGGCGGTCTCGTTCTGGTACTCCTGCCGGCTGAGGCCCCCGCCCGCACCCGAATGGAGGCGCTCGAAGTGCCCACGCACGGCTTCACGGCCGACGACGAGGTACTCGGTGAACGGGTCGAAGTAGGTGACGTCCTCGGCCAGCGCGTCCATGTAGCCGGCCGGGTCGCCGCTGGTCCAGCGCCACTGGATCTGCTGCTCGAAGTCGACGAGCGTCTGGATTTCCTCGGGCGTGAGGGCCATGACATGTTCCTTTCTGAGAGATCTCCGGGGTGATCCTGGGGGGTCTTCAGCGGTCCTTCTGAGGCATCTGTCCTCGGCCACAACCGCAGGAGGGGCGGCTCCTTCGGTGAGGACAGTGCGGGGTGGAAGAGCCGGTTCTCCGGGGGCCGGGCGGTCAGTGATCCAGGACGACGACGTGCTTGCCCGGTGTGGCACCGGATTCGAGGTCGGCCTGGGCGTCGCGGACCTGTTCCAGACCGTGGTAGACCTTCGCGACCGGGACCATGAGGCGCCCCTCCGCGATGGCCTGGAGCTGGTGGGCGAAGGCCTCGGCCGGGAGGTCGGCGGCCTGGCCGCCGTAGGAGGTCAGCCGCACCCCGAACGGGATCATGAACGGAGTGAAGTCCGGGATGGACCACTGGCCCGCCAGGGCTCCGGTGAAGCAGACCGTGCCGTGGAGGCGGACGGTGCGCAGGGTGTCGGCGAGGACCGAGCAGCCCACCAGTTCAAGGGCGGCATCGACGCCGTCCGGGAACAGCTCGCGCACCTGGTCGGCGAGGGTGCCGCTGTCGACGAGGGGGTGGTCGACGCCCGCCGCCCGCAGTTCCCCGGCCCTCACCTCGCTGCGGGTGGTGGAGATGACGGTGGCGCCGAGGTCCTTCGCGATGGTGGCCGCGCTCAGCCCGACCGTGGAGGTACCGCCGCGGATCAGCAGCGTCTGCCCGGCCTTCAGGTCCAGGCCACGGGTCAGCGATCCGTAGGCGGTCTGGAACATCTCCGGCAGCGCACCGACCACGTCCCACGGCAGGCCGGTCTCGAACGGGATGACCTGCGCGGCGGGGACGGTGACGTACTGGGCGTACGCGCCGTCGTACGAGCGGCCCATGCCGCCCATCATCGTGGCCACCTGCTGTCCCGGCCGCAGCCCGCTGTCCTCGTCGGCCTCATCGACCACGCCGACGCCCTCGATGCCGGGCACCCGCGGGTAGGTGACCACCGCGTCCGACTCGCCCTTGCGGGTGGTGACCTCGGACTCATTGACGCCGAACGCCTTGACCTTGATCCGCACCCAGCCGGGCTTGCGGACGGGCACCGGGACGTCCTTGATCTCCAGTGCCTCCAGGCCGCCGGGCCGGGTGACGACGACGGCCCTCATCGTCGCCGGTGCGGCGGCATCGGCTGCTGTGGAGTGGCTCATGTCGTACTCCTTGTTCCAGCGGGGTTCAGGTCTCCGCGCGGTGCTTCGGCTGCTCGATCGCGGTGACGTTCCCCATCGTTTCCCGGGAGCCGACAAAACGTCCGGCGGGCAGCGGTCACCTGGTGGTCAGCAGGTGACACTTCCATGCTTCTCTTCTTCTCGTAGCCCGGGCCGCAGGGGGAGGGCCGGGTGGCCCGGGGGCTGCCATCGGTGGGCCCGGAGGACCTTGGGAAAACAGCCCGAGCAGGCACCGCATGGGGCGGCGGCACGGGTGAGCTGCCGTCGAGGCCGAGGGGCAGCGGTGCGGCAAACAGCTGAAGGGCCGGCCTCGGTAGGCCGGACTGAAAGCCAGAGGGCCGTGCGCGGCCCGGTGTTCGTCACTCACCGCAAGCCCGGCCCCGGCAAGCGCCGACATGGTGGTCAGCCCGCGCGGCGCCCGTCCTCCGACAGCAGATGTCCCGGCACTCCAACAAGTCGTACGCCGAACTCGCCTCCTACTACGGCACGTTGGTGGACCCGGCTCGCGCCGCGAAGCCGAAGGACAAGCCCCGGGTGGAGCGGACCATGCCCTACGTCCGCGACTCGTTCTGGAGCGGGCGGACGTTCACCTCGCTGGAGCACATGCAGGCCGAGGCCCTGACCTGGGCGAGAAACGTTGCCGGTCAGCGGCAGTGCCGGCCACTGGAGGGGGCCAGGCCGATGGCGGTCTTCGAGGCGGTGGAGGCCAACGCCCTCCTGCCGCTGCCGGAGACACCGTTCGTGCTGGCCAGGTGGTCGACCGCGACGGTCGGCCCGGACATCCACATCAAGGTCGGCCGCACCCTCTACTCGGTGCCCTGGAAGCTGATCGGCCGCCGTGTCGACGTCCGCTCCGCCGCCACCATCGTCCAGATCTTCCACGAAGGCGAGCTGGTCAAGACCCACGCCGCCCTCGAGCAGGGCAAGTGCACCGACAAAAACGACTACCCGCCCGAGAAGATCGCCTTCCAGATGAAGACGCCGATCTGGTGCCGCAGCCAAGCCTCCCAGGTCGGCGACGCCTGCCGCGAGGTGATCGACCAACTGTTGGAGGTCAACGCCCCCTCTACCGGCTCCGGGCCTCCCAGGGAGTGCTCGGCCTGCGCAAGAAGTACGGCGACACACGCCTGGAGGCCCCCTGCCGCAAGGCGATCACGGTCGGCGACCCGTCCTACCGCACCGTCAAGGGCATCCTGATCGCCGGTACCGAGACCGACCCGGAACCCGAGACCGGCGACGCCGGAGCCGCGGCCTTCCTGCACGGGCCCGAGGGCCTGTTCACCGCCACCATCCCCACCCAGATGCCGGGCAATGTCCACGACGACCAGGACCGCGGTGACGCCGAGGAGGCCGCCCGATGAGCGTGATGACCACCGCCCTGCGCGACTCGCTCAAGACCCTGCGGCTGTCCGGGATGCTCGAAACCCTCGACGCCCGCATCACCCAGGCCCAGGGCGGCGAACTCGGGCACCTCGACTTCCTCCAGGTCCTCTGCCATGACGAGATCACCCGCCGCGAGTCCGTCGCTCTCGAACGCCGCCTGCGCAAGGCGAAGTTCGAGCAGCATGCCACCTTGGAGGGCTTCGACCTCAACGCTTCCCCGAAGCTGCCGGCCGCCCAGATCCGCGATCTGGCGGCCCTGCGCTGGCTCCACTCCGGCGAGTCCGTCATTTTGTTCGGGCCCGTCGGCGTCGGCAAGACCCACGTCGCCCAGGCCCTCGGCCACCAAGCCGTCAGCCAGGGCGCGAACGTCCGCTTCACCAAGACGAGCCGCATCCTCGCCGAGCTCGCCGGCGGCCACGCGGACCGCACCTGGGACAAGCGCATGCGCGAACTCATCCGCCCCGACCTGCTCATCCTCGACGACTTCGCCATGCGCCAGCTGACCGCACCCCAGGCCGACGACCTCTACGAACTCGTCTCCGAGCGGCAGGGCCGGTCCCTGGTCATCACCAGCAACCAGGCACCCAGCGACTGGTATCCCCTCTTCCCCAACCCGGTCGTCGCCGAGTCCCTGCTGGACCGGCTGATCAACGCCAGCCACCAGGTCATCATGAACGGCCTCAGCTACCGGCCCAACAAGCGGCCCAAGGGCCCCACCGACAAGCCGCCGGTCAGTTAGCAGGCGGCGAGAAGGTCGGCAAGGATACCTGCCGGGTCGTGCAACACCCGGGCACCGTCGGTGACGACACGACGCGTCCCATGATCGACGGGATTTGTCTTTGCCCAGGTCGGAGAGCCGATGCCCAGCTCGACTTCCAGGCCGGAGGCCGTGGAATAGCGTCGTTCTGTGATCGGTCCCCACGGCTGGGTGCGGATCAGTTCGCCCAAGCCGAGTTCCACGGCCCAGCCATCCTCACGGAGATATCGGGACTCGTCCGTGGTGAGCAGGACGACGTCGATGTCCGAGTCCGGTCGCGCGGCGTTGCGGGCGCACGATCCCACCAAGAGCAGGCCGACGATGTCTTCGCGGCCCCTCGCCCAGCGTGTGATCCGGTCGATGACCTCGTTGATCTCAGCGACGCGCTCCGGCGACAGTGCGGTCGAAAGGTGCACTGGCTGATCGTCGCGATGCACCTCGAATGTCCCTCACCGAATAGCCGGCACCGACATCGGACAGCTTCTCAGGCCGGCGCCGCGACAGCCACCACCGGCGCTGGCAGAGGCCACGATGGCGGCAGGCCCAAGCCGACGGACTCGCTCCCCATCATGCAATGCAACGGCCCACGGCCTGGGGAATTACGTGACCACAGCGGTGGGGAATTGCGTGACCGTCGACAGGCCTGCCCCGCCCGCCGCGCGCCCGCGTCTCCCGGCACCGACGGGCTGTCTGATCGAACTGGGTCCCTGACGGCCCTGGGTGCCGTCAAGCGCCTAACGAGAGGGCGGCCAGGCTGGCCGCCGTCCTGCAGGGCCACCCGGTTGAGGTGCTCAATGCGCGTACCGAGTCGGCCACAACCTGGGCCAATCCTCCAAGGCCCGCTCCTACGTAAAGTTCGACGTAGCCAAGTACGCGGGTAAGCATGTCCTCAGCGCCAGTCTGCGGCTGCACTCCTACTGGTCCTCCACCTGCGGCACGGATGGTTCTGGCGTCGAGGTGCGCAGGATCACGGAGAACTGGGATCCCAGCGCGGTGACGTGGGGCGACCAGCCGGCGACCGCGACGACTGGTGCCGTCATCTCCAAGGATGCCTACGGTTACAGCTCGGCCTGTCCGGCCAACTTCATGCGCTGGAACGTCACGGGAATCGCCCAGGCCTGGGCCGGCGGCGAGGCCAACTATGGCCCGCAGGTCCGCGCCGTGAACGAGCAGGATTCCAAGAGCTGGCGCCGGATCCGCTCCGCCAACTACGTCGATGGGGCCCAAGGCCCGACTGAGCCGGCCCCGTCGATCACCTACAACACCAAGCCGGAAGCGGCCTCGCCAGTGAGCCCGGTGGCCGACACGGTCACCGCCGACACGACGCCGACGCTCCAAGCCAAAGCCACGGATGCCGACGGCAACACGGTGCGCCTCAGCTTCGAGGTCTGGAATGCCGCAGGCACCACGAAAGTCGCATCCGGCACGTCGGCATATGTGGCCTCCGGAACGGTCGGCAGTTGGACGCCGTCCGCCCTGGCCACCGGCTCCTACAAGTGGCGGGCCACCTCGTACGACGGCGCGGACTGGCACGGCACCTGGTCCAGCTGGCGCACTCTGACCGTGGACCCGACCGTCCCGGCGGCACCCATCATCACGTCGACGACGTATCTGGCCGATGGCCTGTGGCATGGGACGCGGGCAAC from Streptomyces sp. ALI-76-A includes:
- a CDS encoding DUF6596 domain-containing protein translates to MRTDLADRVLHLARTLRDLMPDEPEVRGLLVLCLVTDARRATRTGADGRLLRLQEQDRSLWDRAALAEAHELIVAGLRGGRAGRYLLQAAIASLYAEAPTYEETDWPQIVALYDRLLSLWPSPAVALNRTVPVSMAQGPAAALAQVEALEQDGRLSRYQYLPAIKADLLAATRPYGRGGGRVPAGAGADRQRGRAGVPHRACHRSGDQPCVGNAWTARSTSPTPGTSPTATPSPTSSARGCSTCSWSPRARRRW
- a CDS encoding YciI family protein gives rise to the protein MFRSELARVHLKKVRVRSVEFASPVRRRGVPTRGTAKATHRGPVRELIFDNAAADDYTPEQQAASKRHADDLIDSGAMITAYALQSTDTATSLRGDVVTDGPFIDSKEVIAGICIIEAPDLDAALELARRNPAAQWGRGGVEVRPVAGGIAPIAR
- a CDS encoding nuclear transport factor 2 family protein → MALTPEEIQTLVDFEQQIQWRWTSGDPAGYMDALAEDVTYFDPFTEYLVVGREAVRGHFERLHSGAGGGLSRQEYQNETARPLSDDEVLLVFNFTTYRRDDNGEEKEFLTWNMSLIFRKADGQWLLKHGHLSLRDAWARYNLGRSIGR
- a CDS encoding DNRLRE domain-containing protein; protein product: MGQSSKARSYVKFDVAKYAGKHVLSASLRLHSYWSSTCGTDGSGVEVRRITENWDPSAVTWGDQPATATTGAVISKDAYGYSSACPANFMRWNVTGIAQAWAGGEANYGPQVRAVNEQDSKSWRRIRSANYVDGAQGPTEPAPSITYNTKPEAASPVSPVADTVTADTTPTLQAKATDADGNTVRLSFEVWNAAGTTKVASGTSAYVASGTVGSWTPSALATGSYKWRATSYDGADWHGTWSSWRTLTVDPTVPAAPIITSTTYLADGLWHGTRATQDRLRSPTRLARRPLPSTASTRARHKPPPSPPARPTSP
- the istB gene encoding IS21-like element helper ATPase IstB; protein product: MSVMTTALRDSLKTLRLSGMLETLDARITQAQGGELGHLDFLQVLCHDEITRRESVALERRLRKAKFEQHATLEGFDLNASPKLPAAQIRDLAALRWLHSGESVILFGPVGVGKTHVAQALGHQAVSQGANVRFTKTSRILAELAGGHADRTWDKRMRELIRPDLLILDDFAMRQLTAPQADDLYELVSERQGRSLVITSNQAPSDWYPLFPNPVVAESLLDRLINASHQVIMNGLSYRPNKRPKGPTDKPPVS
- a CDS encoding nuclear transport factor 2 family protein translates to MSVNKEDISKTIIELEKSFNERWSVGDNTGYLDAFEDEVSYFDPILESILVGRDNVIAWINSIYKNPHIVRSDYINPQVHVSDEGTFAVLAYNLHTFELDENGEERQKRAWNACHGYRLIGDQWRIAHSHWAFSQTVTERVAS
- a CDS encoding sigma-70 family RNA polymerase sigma factor; translated protein: MTAATDAGQAVADAHRRERDFVLAATVRVARDLDLDLAEECVQEAYAAALPAWERDGIPGNPAAWLTTAAKRRAMDAIRRERMFRSKLPLLVEPEEAVDPEDVVPDERLRLIFTCCHPALAQEAQLALTLRLVCGLPTPDVARVLLVTEQTMAARITRAKKKISAARIPYRVPRPAELLDRLTAVLGVLHLLFTAGHTAPRALHSCAPTWPTACCTWHARCGISCPTSPRSAGC
- a CDS encoding zinc-binding dehydrogenase yields the protein MRAVVVTRPGGLEALEIKDVPVPVRKPGWVRIKVKAFGVNESEVTTRKGESDAVVTYPRVPGIEGVGVVDEADEDSGLRPGQQVATMMGGMGRSYDGAYAQYVTVPAAQVIPFETGLPWDVVGALPEMFQTAYGSLTRGLDLKAGQTLLIRGGTSTVGLSAATIAKDLGATVISTTRSEVRAGELRAAGVDHPLVDSGTLADQVRELFPDGVDAALELVGCSVLADTLRTVRLHGTVCFTGALAGQWSIPDFTPFMIPFGVRLTSYGGQAADLPAEAFAHQLQAIAEGRLMVPVAKVYHGLEQVRDAQADLESGATPGKHVVVLDH
- a CDS encoding nucleotidyltransferase domain-containing protein; translation: MHRDDQPVHLSTALSPERVAEINEVIDRITRWARGREDIVGLLLVGSCARNAARPDSDIDVVLLTTDESRYLREDGWAVELGLGELIRTQPWGPITERRYSTASGLEVELGIGSPTWAKTNPVDHGTRRVVTDGARVLHDPAGILADLLAAC
- a CDS encoding VOC family protein encodes the protein MTDTATDAYSSFTVNDLESTRTFYQDVLGLRIEDRDGMLFIHLPGGAYTVAYAHPKHQPARFTILNIVVPDLPIAVADLTRRGVEFEHYEGTSIKIDSDGIYRAKGPWFAWFYDPSGNVLAVCERDVRPSGTA